A window of Streptomyces marispadix contains these coding sequences:
- a CDS encoding APC family permease has product MSAPPLDHRPPAGVPRQTGETGLRKELGFWSLTGVAFGGMIGSGWLFGAYYAAQGAGPAALFSWPLAGGALILVGMVLVQLGATRPQAGGMVRWPMQAGGPVVGAVISWGVLLAVTSALAAESSAIVQYAERYIPGVYDHGALTAKGTLVAVVLLGALVLLNWFGVALFAKVNLLLTVVKTAVPLLTITALLLSGFHTGNIEAGGGWAPYGWPAMLSVVATAGIIYSMNGFGAAVELSGEARDPRRDLPRAVIMSITLVVVLYMLLQLVFLLAVPEGRLGDGWQGVNLSSPYGQLALALDLGWLATVIYADAVISPAGAVSVFVASGARETYATARNGVLPRSVAVIHGPSGVPRRAMLGNFVISVLFLVPFRGWQDLITVVGVLSLLGYSACAVAAGTFRASDGVVHATWTLPGLRWIAPASFVVSTGLIHWAGWDHLRIALPMAASGVLIFAVRHRLRPGLGRELALGAWLLGYLAALYLVSWAGSFGGSGWLAAPWDSVAAAAMGLAVYYWGVRSGGAYQASQAGSVKRSHEAETDAAGGGAEGTSPKGTSPGGESPEAPGTSPEAAG; this is encoded by the coding sequence ATGTCCGCACCGCCCTTGGACCACCGCCCGCCCGCCGGCGTCCCACGTCAGACGGGAGAGACCGGCCTCCGCAAGGAGCTCGGCTTCTGGAGCCTCACCGGAGTCGCCTTCGGCGGGATGATCGGTTCCGGCTGGCTGTTCGGCGCGTACTACGCGGCCCAAGGAGCGGGCCCCGCCGCGCTGTTCTCCTGGCCGCTGGCAGGCGGTGCGCTGATCCTCGTCGGCATGGTGCTGGTGCAGCTCGGTGCCACGCGGCCGCAGGCGGGCGGCATGGTGCGCTGGCCCATGCAGGCGGGCGGTCCCGTCGTGGGAGCGGTCATCAGCTGGGGCGTGCTGCTGGCCGTCACCAGCGCGCTCGCCGCGGAGTCGTCGGCGATCGTCCAGTACGCCGAGCGCTACATACCCGGCGTCTACGACCACGGCGCCCTGACGGCGAAGGGCACCCTCGTCGCCGTCGTGCTGCTGGGCGCCCTGGTGCTGCTCAACTGGTTCGGAGTGGCGCTGTTCGCGAAGGTCAACCTCCTGCTGACGGTGGTCAAGACGGCGGTGCCGCTGCTGACCATCACCGCGCTGCTGCTGTCCGGCTTCCACACCGGCAACATCGAGGCGGGCGGCGGCTGGGCGCCGTACGGCTGGCCCGCCATGCTCAGCGTCGTCGCGACCGCGGGCATCATCTACTCCATGAACGGGTTCGGCGCTGCCGTCGAACTCTCCGGCGAGGCCCGCGATCCGCGCCGCGACCTGCCCCGCGCGGTCATCATGTCGATCACGCTCGTCGTCGTGCTCTACATGCTGCTGCAACTGGTCTTCCTGCTCGCCGTGCCCGAAGGCCGCCTCGGCGACGGCTGGCAGGGCGTCAACCTCTCCTCCCCCTACGGGCAGCTCGCGCTCGCCCTGGACCTGGGCTGGCTGGCGACCGTCATCTACGCCGACGCCGTGATCTCACCGGCGGGCGCCGTCTCGGTGTTCGTCGCCTCCGGCGCCCGCGAGACCTACGCCACGGCGCGCAACGGCGTGCTGCCCCGCTCCGTCGCCGTCATCCACGGCCCGTCCGGCGTGCCGAGGCGCGCGATGCTCGGCAACTTCGTGATCAGCGTGCTCTTCCTGGTGCCGTTCCGCGGCTGGCAGGACCTCATCACCGTCGTCGGCGTGCTGTCGCTGCTGGGTTATTCGGCGTGCGCCGTGGCCGCCGGGACCTTCCGCGCCAGTGACGGCGTCGTCCATGCGACGTGGACGCTGCCGGGGCTGCGCTGGATCGCACCGGCGAGCTTCGTGGTCTCCACCGGACTGATCCACTGGGCGGGCTGGGACCACCTGCGCATCGCCCTCCCGATGGCCGCCTCGGGCGTGCTGATCTTCGCCGTAAGGCACCGCCTGCGGCCCGGCCTGGGACGTGAACTGGCCCTGGGCGCCTGGCTGCTGGGCTATCTGGCCGCGCTCTATCTGGTCTCCTGGGCGGGCAGCTTCGGCGGTTCCGGCTGGCTGGCGGCCCCCTGGGACTCCGTCGCGGCCGCCGCCATGGGGCTCGCCGTCTACTACTGGGGTGTCCGCTCCGGCGGCGCCTACCAGGCAAGCCAGGCCGGGAGCGTGAAGCGTTCCCACGAGGCGGAGACGGACGCCGCGGGCGGCGGCGCGGAAGGCACGTCGCCGAAGGGCACGTCGCCCGGGGGCGAGTCGCCGGAGGCGCCGGGCACGTCACCGGAAGCGGCCGGATGA
- a CDS encoding ATP-grasp domain-containing protein has product MSEQPQQPQQFDPPRDSVRTDRPVREDRPAGTEGERTEGDRTEGERVEPGAGTGPHRGYVAIVDTYHPTRRLIPEFAKAGYECVRVQSGPEVPEAFRRALNLDDYADNIVHDGDLEETVRALAAYRPVAVVPGGEHGVEFADRLSERMGLASNGTRHSAARRDKYTMIETVKAAGVAGAAQLLVPDEESLRRWHERLGRRVVVKPLSSGGGDGVFFCDTPDQSAEAYRTLLGAEHIYGGHNEGVVAQEYLRGAEYIVDTVSRDGRHRVCDIWRTTRLSANGVLDLCDAIHSVPRSSRAGRVLAEYAESVLDALGIRHGPGHLEVKLTPEGPRLVEMGARIAGGEIPHYAELALGESQLGWTALAYADPDRFHAEYGREYRVRHHFASVAMISPVEGTLRRYRHLDKLQQLESLHDIRTLVAPGSPIRPTVNDLTYPLIVNLRHEVKETVLRDAGTVRYLDGESFYELED; this is encoded by the coding sequence ATGTCCGAACAGCCCCAGCAGCCGCAGCAGTTCGACCCGCCGCGCGACTCCGTGCGTACGGATCGGCCCGTGCGTGAGGACCGGCCCGCAGGCACGGAAGGAGAACGTACGGAAGGCGATCGCACGGAGGGCGAACGCGTGGAGCCCGGCGCAGGCACCGGTCCGCATCGGGGCTATGTGGCGATCGTCGACACGTACCACCCGACGCGGCGGCTCATCCCCGAGTTCGCCAAGGCCGGTTACGAGTGCGTGCGCGTACAGAGCGGCCCCGAGGTCCCGGAGGCCTTCCGCAGGGCGCTGAATCTGGACGACTACGCGGACAACATCGTCCACGACGGCGACCTGGAGGAGACCGTCCGTGCGCTGGCCGCCTACCGGCCGGTGGCAGTCGTGCCCGGAGGCGAACACGGCGTGGAGTTCGCCGACCGGCTCAGTGAACGGATGGGCCTCGCCTCCAACGGCACCCGGCACAGCGCGGCACGCCGCGACAAGTACACGATGATCGAGACGGTCAAGGCGGCCGGGGTCGCCGGCGCGGCTCAACTCCTCGTCCCCGACGAGGAGTCACTGCGCCGCTGGCACGAGCGGCTCGGCCGCCGCGTCGTCGTCAAACCGCTCAGCAGCGGCGGCGGCGACGGGGTGTTCTTCTGCGACACCCCGGACCAGTCCGCCGAGGCGTACCGCACGCTGCTGGGCGCCGAGCACATCTACGGAGGGCACAACGAGGGCGTCGTGGCCCAGGAGTATCTGCGCGGCGCCGAGTACATCGTCGACACCGTCAGCCGGGACGGCAGGCACCGCGTCTGCGACATCTGGCGCACGACGCGGCTCTCGGCCAACGGCGTGCTCGATCTGTGCGACGCCATCCACTCCGTGCCGCGCTCGTCCCGGGCGGGCCGAGTGCTGGCCGAGTACGCCGAGTCGGTACTCGACGCCCTCGGCATCCGCCACGGCCCCGGCCATCTGGAGGTCAAACTGACGCCGGAGGGCCCGCGTCTGGTCGAGATGGGCGCACGCATCGCGGGCGGAGAGATCCCGCACTACGCGGAACTGGCGCTCGGCGAGTCCCAACTCGGCTGGACGGCCCTCGCCTACGCCGACCCGGACCGCTTCCACGCCGAATACGGCCGTGAGTACCGAGTGCGGCATCACTTCGCCTCGGTCGCGATGATCTCTCCCGTGGAGGGCACCCTGCGGCGATACCGCCACCTCGATAAGCTCCAGCAGCTCGAAAGCCTCCACGACATCCGCACCCTGGTGGCCCCCGGCTCCCCGATCCGCCCCACCGTCAACGACCTGACGTATCCGCTTATCGTCAATCTGCGCCACGAGGTCAAGGAGACCGTCCTCCGCGACGCGGGCACGGTCCGCTATCTCGACGGGGAGAGCTTCTACGAGCTGGAGGACTGA
- a CDS encoding pYEATS domain-containing protein, which translates to MKDWIPLLQSLIWPVFIAAAAYRLRRPLRRFVESVNTRVEQGDPFEYEGPGGIIRLPPSSPQHPSGPEPRPGAQPLLNTELVPAGSETASADSADAADSDEPGPQIYVAHTARRDKSLDRENYRYHRVHVFLEGDDRDLDRVTKVVYHLHPTFYDPVRTVTDRATNFELRTSAWGMFNLRARVHVEDREEPLTLQRYLNF; encoded by the coding sequence ATGAAGGACTGGATACCGCTCTTACAGAGCCTGATATGGCCGGTGTTCATCGCGGCGGCGGCGTACAGGCTGCGGAGGCCGCTGCGGCGGTTCGTCGAATCCGTCAACACCCGCGTCGAGCAAGGCGATCCCTTCGAGTACGAAGGTCCCGGGGGAATCATCCGGCTGCCCCCATCGTCGCCGCAGCACCCCTCAGGGCCCGAACCGCGGCCCGGTGCACAGCCGTTGCTGAACACGGAGCTGGTGCCCGCAGGGTCCGAAACAGCCTCCGCGGACTCCGCGGACGCCGCGGACTCCGACGAGCCCGGCCCCCAGATCTATGTGGCTCATACGGCGCGCCGCGACAAGTCGCTGGACCGGGAGAACTACCGGTACCACCGCGTCCACGTCTTCCTCGAAGGAGACGACAGGGACCTGGACCGGGTCACCAAGGTCGTCTACCACCTTCATCCGACCTTCTACGATCCGGTACGCACCGTCACGGACCGGGCGACCAACTTCGAGCTGCGGACCTCGGCCTGGGGCATGTTCAACCTCCGGGCCCGGGTCCACGTCGAGGACCGCGAGGAGCCCCTGACGCTCCAGAGATATCTCAACTTCTGA
- a CDS encoding CGNR zinc finger domain-containing protein produces the protein MSDFVFVSGRSCLDLAGTKLWRRSAHTELLDSPDALRQWIAEAELVDDPGHLDGHDLDRVRRLRESVYGLVWAWLPGQEAATGTEEDLARVNDAARLPLPKLQMNAQGALTRLGGVDEVLGAVARDAIDLLSSRHIRRTKECAGSDCTRLFVDLSRSGARRWCGMAECGNKRKAADYRQRKKQQTSKTSGSGG, from the coding sequence GTGAGTGATTTCGTCTTCGTGAGCGGCCGGTCCTGCCTCGACCTAGCCGGAACGAAGCTGTGGCGCCGCAGCGCCCACACCGAGCTGCTGGACTCGCCCGACGCGCTCAGGCAGTGGATCGCGGAAGCCGAACTCGTCGACGACCCGGGGCACTTGGACGGTCACGATCTCGACCGGGTGCGGCGCCTTCGCGAATCGGTCTACGGGCTCGTATGGGCCTGGCTGCCGGGCCAGGAGGCGGCCACGGGCACCGAGGAGGACCTCGCCCGGGTCAACGACGCCGCACGGCTTCCGCTGCCGAAGCTGCAGATGAACGCCCAGGGCGCTCTGACCCGGCTCGGCGGCGTCGACGAGGTGCTGGGCGCCGTGGCGCGCGACGCCATCGACCTGCTCAGCTCCCGGCACATCCGGCGCACCAAGGAGTGCGCCGGCTCCGACTGCACGCGCCTCTTCGTCGACCTGTCCCGCTCCGGCGCCCGCAGATGGTGCGGTATGGCCGAGTGCGGCAACAAGCGCAAGGCCGCCGACTACCGGCAGCGGAAGAAGCAGCAGACGTCCAAGACCTCCGGGTCCGGCGGATGA
- a CDS encoding DinB family protein, with protein MDQNEYLYFLRRAFDGMINALEELGDELANVEPSPGRTNSAYAIAYHCTAVADYWIGHIVAGRPVDRDRDSEFAARGTVAELKRGLDPLFDRLRDDLRRAGGRTLPRNAPPPSYEGPDRRLTSVGVQLHVLEELAQHHGQIEITRDTLLDGAGR; from the coding sequence ATGGACCAGAACGAGTACCTCTACTTCTTGCGCCGCGCGTTCGACGGCATGATCAATGCGCTGGAGGAGCTCGGCGACGAACTCGCCAACGTCGAGCCGTCCCCGGGCAGGACCAACAGCGCCTACGCGATCGCTTATCACTGCACGGCCGTGGCCGATTACTGGATCGGCCACATCGTCGCCGGCAGGCCCGTCGACCGGGACCGCGACTCGGAGTTCGCCGCCCGGGGGACCGTTGCGGAGCTGAAGCGCGGCCTCGATCCCCTCTTCGACCGGTTGCGCGACGATCTGCGCCGCGCCGGAGGGCGGACGCTGCCGCGCAATGCGCCGCCTCCTTCGTACGAGGGGCCGGACCGCAGGCTCACTTCCGTAGGTGTGCAACTGCATGTCCTGGAGGAACTGGCCCAGCATCACGGCCAGATAGAGATCACCAGGGACACCCTCCTGGACGGAGCGGGGCGATGA
- a CDS encoding MalY/PatB family protein, producing MKRTARPEGGPAAGHGGVPLRVPGFDDLDRSWLRSRPGVKWRRVEGGDLPAWVADMDFPIPPAVAGALQEAVAHGDLGYPDWTGGSPLREAFARRMASRYGWEASSSRVREQTDLIQCLQLILHLATSPGDAVAVQTPNYPPFLATLRTMQRPAVPVPMTDVPMTDVPTAGDGRGSRIDMAALADGVARHGCKVLLLVNPHNPTGTVLTRDELHEIAAVARRRDLLVVSDEIHSELTHEPHRFVPFASLSPDAAARTVTITSATKAFNLAGLRCTVTHYGPDRLLAVRDAQPPDLYGTVSNLGVTGTRAAWLHGDAWQKQLLTVLDRNRRRVHDVLRERLPALRHRLPEATYFTWIDARALRLAEDPVGFVRRHGGVLLDGGAPFGTGSEQYLRLNFATSADVLEGILDGVVNALATPPAG from the coding sequence ATGAAACGCACGGCGCGTCCCGAGGGCGGCCCCGCCGCCGGTCATGGCGGCGTCCCTCTCCGCGTCCCGGGATTCGACGACCTCGACCGGAGCTGGCTGCGCAGCCGTCCCGGCGTCAAGTGGCGCCGCGTGGAAGGCGGCGACCTGCCCGCATGGGTCGCCGACATGGACTTCCCGATCCCCCCGGCGGTGGCCGGAGCACTCCAAGAGGCCGTCGCACACGGCGACTTGGGGTATCCCGACTGGACCGGCGGCAGCCCGCTGCGCGAGGCGTTCGCCCGCCGCATGGCGTCACGCTACGGCTGGGAGGCGTCCTCTTCCCGCGTACGCGAGCAGACGGATCTCATCCAGTGCCTCCAGCTCATCCTGCATCTGGCCACCTCGCCGGGGGACGCCGTGGCCGTGCAGACCCCCAACTACCCGCCGTTCCTGGCCACCCTCAGAACGATGCAGCGGCCCGCCGTGCCGGTGCCGATGACGGACGTGCCGATGACGGACGTGCCGACGGCAGGCGACGGCCGGGGAAGCCGCATCGACATGGCGGCGCTCGCCGACGGAGTCGCCCGTCACGGCTGCAAGGTCCTGCTGCTGGTCAACCCCCACAATCCGACGGGCACGGTGCTGACGAGGGACGAACTCCACGAGATCGCCGCCGTGGCACGCCGCCGTGATCTGCTGGTCGTCAGCGACGAGATCCACTCAGAACTCACCCATGAGCCGCACCGGTTCGTCCCCTTCGCATCGCTCTCTCCGGACGCCGCCGCCCGCACGGTCACGATCACCTCCGCGACCAAGGCGTTCAACCTCGCCGGACTGCGCTGCACCGTCACCCACTACGGACCTGACCGACTGCTGGCGGTACGGGACGCGCAGCCGCCGGATCTCTACGGCACCGTCTCCAATCTCGGCGTCACAGGCACCCGGGCGGCCTGGCTCCACGGAGACGCCTGGCAGAAGCAGCTCCTCACCGTCCTCGACCGGAACCGCCGCCGCGTACACGACGTGCTGCGCGAACGACTGCCCGCGCTGCGCCATCGACTCCCCGAAGCCACCTACTTCACCTGGATCGACGCCCGCGCACTGCGGCTCGCGGAGGACCCCGTGGGATTCGTGCGGCGCCACGGCGGCGTCCTCCTCGACGGCGGCGCGCCCTTCGGCACCGGGTCCGAGCAGTATCTGCGGCTCAACTTCGCTACGTCCGCGGACGTACTGGAAGGAATCCTCGACGGCGTGGTCAACGCCCTGGCCACGCCACCCGCGGGCTGA
- a CDS encoding MFS transporter translates to MAHTELLAARLERLPWTSHQRKLLLVVATAWLFDSIDLATLTFVLSPISTEFRLDHAQTGLMGSIGFLGMLVGAVVAGTMADRLGRRLVFQCSIVVWGVASVALALSWDFSSLLTFRFLLGLGMGAEFPVAAALMAEFLPADRRGRGAALLEGAWPVGFVLAGALAYVVTEPLGWRGMFVIEGCLAVWALVIRRVLPESPRWLATRGRRAEAEKVLTGFERAVQRAGGKPLPEPAPVAAAASGAASGGFRDLFSSSYRRRTVALWAVWFCTLLGYYGLTTWLGQLLTERGLEVVESIEYILLMALWGIPGFLSAAYLVERIGRKPCLAGYTVASAGAAFAYGQAGDQLQLIVTGSVLQFFLFGMWSSIYAYTPELFPTRSRGVGVGTATAAGRLGAVLGPLLVPVVLSAAGATAVFALGAGLFLTAACLVLTLLPETKHAVLEDISG, encoded by the coding sequence GTGGCGCACACCGAACTTCTCGCCGCCCGCCTCGAACGCCTCCCCTGGACGAGCCACCAGCGCAAGCTGCTGCTCGTAGTCGCGACGGCCTGGCTGTTCGACTCGATCGACCTGGCGACTTTGACCTTCGTACTGTCGCCGATCAGTACCGAATTCCGCCTCGACCACGCTCAGACGGGCCTCATGGGAAGCATCGGCTTCCTCGGCATGCTCGTCGGAGCCGTCGTCGCCGGGACGATGGCGGACCGGCTCGGCCGCCGGCTGGTCTTCCAGTGCAGCATCGTCGTCTGGGGCGTGGCCAGCGTCGCCCTCGCCCTCTCCTGGGACTTCTCCAGCCTGCTGACGTTCCGCTTCCTGCTGGGACTCGGCATGGGCGCCGAATTCCCCGTCGCCGCCGCGCTGATGGCCGAGTTCCTGCCCGCCGACCGGCGCGGGCGCGGTGCGGCACTTCTGGAGGGCGCCTGGCCCGTCGGCTTCGTACTGGCAGGCGCGCTCGCATACGTCGTCACCGAGCCGCTCGGCTGGCGCGGCATGTTCGTCATCGAGGGCTGTCTCGCCGTGTGGGCCCTGGTGATCCGGCGCGTACTGCCCGAGTCGCCCCGCTGGCTCGCGACCCGCGGCCGCCGTGCGGAAGCCGAGAAGGTCCTGACCGGCTTCGAGCGCGCCGTCCAGCGCGCCGGCGGCAAGCCGCTGCCGGAGCCCGCCCCCGTCGCCGCCGCTGCCTCCGGCGCCGCGAGCGGCGGATTCCGGGACCTCTTCTCGTCGTCCTACCGCCGGCGCACGGTTGCCCTCTGGGCGGTCTGGTTCTGCACCCTGCTCGGCTACTACGGGCTGACCACGTGGCTGGGACAGCTGCTGACGGAACGCGGCCTCGAAGTCGTGGAGAGCATCGAGTACATCCTGCTCATGGCGCTGTGGGGGATACCGGGCTTCCTCTCCGCTGCGTACCTTGTCGAGCGGATCGGCCGGAAGCCCTGCCTGGCCGGATACACCGTGGCCTCGGCCGGTGCGGCCTTCGCCTACGGTCAGGCCGGCGACCAGCTCCAACTGATCGTGACCGGCTCGGTCCTGCAGTTCTTCCTCTTCGGCATGTGGTCGTCGATCTACGCCTACACCCCCGAACTCTTCCCCACCCGCAGCCGGGGCGTCGGGGTGGGCACGGCCACCGCCGCGGGCAGGCTCGGCGCGGTGCTCGGCCCCCTGCTGGTCCCGGTGGTCCTCAGCGCCGCGGGCGCCACGGCGGTGTTCGCTCTCGGTGCGGGCCTGTTCCTGACCGCCGCGTGCCTGGTCCTGACCCTCCTCCCTGAGACGAAGCACGCCGTACTGGAGGACATCTCCGGCTGA
- a CDS encoding M4 family metallopeptidase has translation MPGNCRINCIIPPHLLDKLLESDDSDARQIALDTMLTTARLRGEREVRPSLVGAAPGKGRRTVFDCRHSRNLPLAVLVRSEEGPESADETVNRAFKGLGMTRKFFKEVLQRNSLDDQGLRLDGYVHYGTRFNNAFWDGREMAFGDGDGRIFSDFTGSLSVIAHELAHGLTDFTAGLEYRNQSGALNESMSDVFGALVTQWSLGQSAETADWLIGAEVFTPGIEADALRSMKAPGTAFDNALFGRDPQPAHMNDFVSLPDTERDDHGGVHINSGIPNKAFFLTATNIGGNAWEAPGLIWYESLKASTVQTQFQDFADTTYQKAGELFGAGSDEQLAVLAAWQEVGIRISGIPSGVARGRAMAGRRDGAGGDGEWARTLASSRPWARASGS, from the coding sequence ATGCCCGGAAACTGCCGAATCAATTGCATCATTCCGCCGCACCTTCTCGACAAGCTCCTGGAAAGCGACGACAGCGACGCACGCCAGATCGCCTTGGACACCATGCTGACCACTGCCCGGCTGCGGGGCGAGCGCGAGGTCCGCCCGTCCCTCGTCGGCGCGGCTCCCGGCAAGGGCCGACGGACCGTCTTCGACTGCCGTCACAGCAGAAACCTCCCCCTCGCTGTCCTGGTCCGCTCCGAGGAGGGACCGGAATCCGCGGACGAAACCGTCAACCGGGCGTTCAAGGGGCTCGGCATGACCCGCAAATTCTTCAAGGAGGTACTCCAGCGCAATTCCCTCGACGACCAGGGACTGCGCCTGGACGGATACGTCCACTACGGCACCAGATTCAACAACGCGTTCTGGGACGGACGCGAGATGGCCTTCGGAGACGGTGACGGAAGGATTTTCAGCGACTTCACAGGATCTCTCTCCGTGATCGCCCACGAGTTGGCACACGGACTCACCGACTTCACCGCGGGCCTCGAATACCGCAACCAGTCCGGAGCCTTGAACGAGTCGATGTCGGATGTCTTCGGGGCACTGGTCACTCAGTGGTCGCTCGGACAGTCGGCCGAGACGGCGGACTGGCTGATCGGCGCTGAGGTCTTCACGCCCGGGATCGAAGCCGACGCCCTGCGGTCGATGAAGGCACCGGGTACGGCATTCGACAACGCCCTGTTCGGCAGGGACCCCCAGCCCGCCCACATGAACGACTTCGTCAGCCTGCCGGACACCGAACGGGACGACCACGGCGGCGTCCACATCAACTCCGGCATCCCCAACAAGGCGTTCTTCCTCACGGCGACGAACATCGGCGGCAACGCCTGGGAGGCCCCCGGCCTCATCTGGTACGAGTCCCTCAAGGCTTCCACCGTCCAGACCCAGTTCCAGGACTTCGCCGACACCACCTACCAGAAGGCCGGCGAACTGTTCGGCGCCGGCAGCGACGAGCAACTTGCCGTGCTTGCCGCGTGGCAGGAGGTCGGCATCCGTATCAGCGGCATCCCGTCCGGAGTCGCCCGGGGCCGTGCCATGGCGGGCCGCCGCGACGGCGCCGGCGGCGACGGCGAATGGGCCAGGACCCTTGCGTCCTCGCGCCCTTGGGCAAGGGCGTCGGGGAGCTGA
- a CDS encoding protealysin inhibitor emfourin, whose amino-acid sequence MKVTLETHGGQAAAVNLRLPPKAVETGALPEHAATELSELVAAALPTAKEERPTQARDAMSYTITVEEGGGSTALTQSDTTMSPEFAALLDWLERHFARQ is encoded by the coding sequence ATGAAGGTGACCCTGGAGACCCACGGCGGGCAGGCGGCGGCCGTCAACCTCCGCCTCCCGCCGAAGGCGGTGGAAACCGGCGCCCTGCCCGAGCACGCCGCGACGGAGCTGTCCGAACTGGTGGCGGCGGCCCTTCCGACGGCGAAGGAGGAACGGCCCACCCAGGCCAGGGACGCGATGAGCTACACGATCACGGTGGAGGAAGGCGGCGGCTCGACCGCCCTCACACAGTCGGACACCACCATGTCCCCGGAGTTCGCGGCCTTGCTCGACTGGCTGGAGAGGCACTTCGCGCGGCAGTGA
- a CDS encoding ATP-binding protein, with translation MTLQDTFRLPALHAFVSEARRCVVARLREWGAHEDVCGDAELVISELFTNAVLHTDSVEIGYGLRVTGMHLRVEVADEGCRSKEQRLRSAECEEENGRGLLLVKAFSETWGVRARENGQGSVTWADLPYRPAPGRTPQPQPDHHTR, from the coding sequence GTGACCCTTCAGGACACGTTTCGGCTGCCGGCGCTCCACGCCTTCGTCTCCGAGGCACGGCGGTGCGTCGTGGCGCGGCTGCGCGAGTGGGGTGCTCATGAAGACGTCTGCGGGGACGCGGAGTTAGTGATCTCCGAACTCTTCACCAACGCCGTGCTCCACACCGACAGCGTCGAGATCGGCTACGGACTGCGCGTGACGGGGATGCACCTGCGTGTCGAAGTCGCAGACGAAGGTTGCCGGTCGAAGGAACAGCGCCTGCGGTCTGCCGAGTGCGAAGAGGAGAACGGGCGCGGGCTGCTGCTCGTCAAAGCCTTCTCGGAAACATGGGGAGTCCGGGCCCGTGAGAACGGTCAAGGCAGCGTGACCTGGGCCGACCTCCCGTACCGGCCTGCGCCCGGACGGACCCCACAGCCTCAGCCGGACCATCACACCAGATGA
- a CDS encoding helix-turn-helix domain-containing protein — MAPRERADFWTDHVSSVHCRMDLRFPHGDSFQAGTIRQQTDTYQLAKCWSDRLGYLRTPQQVRQHPDEDYRFVVMLSGRAVHRQDGEEAEMAPGTAGLLPVNGSYQTLYDRYEGLSMTIPAHEVDSRLNRKSPVTAGLDLASGLGRVVGSMVTSLHEARDTLTTTQFDAVSDRIVELLCMLVVGDDRPDAPDHLAEVEAMVRRHVREHAADPGLNGEAIARALGWSLRQIQLALQCAGTTPRELIREERLRLIRERLQNPAYQHVTITDLAYASGFSSPSALSTAFRKRFGVSPREMRHEADAGTADTAQKPRG; from the coding sequence GTGGCGCCGCGTGAGCGCGCCGACTTCTGGACCGATCACGTCTCGTCCGTTCACTGTCGGATGGACCTGAGATTCCCGCACGGCGACTCCTTCCAGGCCGGGACGATCCGCCAGCAAACGGACACCTATCAGCTCGCGAAGTGCTGGTCGGACAGGCTCGGATACCTCCGGACCCCGCAGCAGGTACGTCAGCACCCGGATGAGGACTACCGGTTCGTGGTCATGCTCTCCGGAAGAGCCGTGCACCGTCAGGACGGCGAGGAAGCAGAGATGGCGCCCGGGACCGCGGGCCTGCTCCCGGTGAACGGGTCGTACCAGACTCTCTACGATCGCTACGAGGGACTCAGCATGACCATCCCTGCCCACGAGGTGGACAGCCGGCTGAACCGCAAATCCCCGGTGACCGCGGGGCTGGACCTGGCATCGGGCCTGGGCCGCGTGGTGGGGAGCATGGTGACCAGCCTGCACGAGGCACGGGACACCCTCACCACCACCCAGTTCGATGCGGTGTCCGACCGGATCGTCGAGCTGCTGTGCATGCTCGTGGTGGGCGACGACCGCCCGGATGCGCCGGACCATCTGGCCGAGGTGGAGGCGATGGTGCGCCGGCACGTGCGCGAGCACGCGGCCGACCCGGGGCTGAACGGCGAGGCGATAGCACGCGCGTTGGGCTGGTCACTGCGGCAGATCCAGCTGGCACTCCAGTGCGCCGGGACCACGCCCCGCGAGCTGATCCGCGAGGAACGCCTGAGGCTGATACGGGAACGCCTCCAGAACCCCGCCTATCAGCACGTGACCATCACGGACCTGGCGTACGCGTCGGGCTTCTCCTCCCCGAGCGCACTCAGTACCGCGTTCCGTAAGCGCTTCGGGGTGAGCCCACGCGAGATGCGGCATGAGGCGGACGCCGGCACCGCAGACACCGCTCAGAAACCGCGCGGATAG